A part of Melittangium boletus DSM 14713 genomic DNA contains:
- a CDS encoding DUF2019 domain-containing protein, with product MVKSFEKLVEEFAYHVQAQTEQIVAGDAKVGNKHAKKSIAAFMQLRAGGDAGRDALAVLFTHPRMDVRVSAATLLLRHRTAEAKAVLEEAAKGKGLVPFEASEALKRWEDGTWALDPAEDEAGPSKCSRPRTERAASDRPRASKRDKPT from the coding sequence ATGGTGAAAAGTTTCGAGAAGCTCGTGGAGGAGTTCGCTTATCACGTACAGGCGCAAACGGAGCAGATTGTCGCGGGGGACGCGAAGGTCGGAAACAAACACGCAAAGAAATCCATTGCCGCATTCATGCAACTGCGCGCTGGTGGTGATGCGGGGCGGGATGCGCTCGCCGTGCTCTTCACGCATCCGCGAATGGACGTGCGGGTGTCGGCGGCTACGCTGCTGTTGCGCCATCGCACGGCGGAAGCCAAAGCGGTTTTGGAAGAAGCAGCCAAGGGCAAAGGGCTGGTCCCGTTTGAAGCATCCGAGGCGTTGAAACGCTGGGAGGACGGAACATGGGCCCTAGACCCTGCCGAGGATGAAGCGGGGCCCAGCAAGTGCAGCCGCCCACGCACGGAACGTGCCGCGTCTGACAGACCGAGGGCGAGCAAGCGGGACAAGCCCACTTGA
- a CDS encoding serine/threonine-protein kinase, whose protein sequence is MSRRPRSAGKSSDTFIPPKARHEAVARRLAEGELIAGRYRVLSFVDEGAMGAVYAVEDQSLRERVALKTLHVQGVSAPRMVKRFKRELRLARRVTHPNVCRVFDLGEHTPAAAAGEDASFAFLTMEFLEGETLEAHLRRQGRMTPERILPLAEQMAAALDAAHAARIIHRDFKSGNVMLVPSGSGALRAVVTDFGLARGEGVEDDVSTQEGALLGTLGYMSPEQVECRTLSPASDLYSFGVVLFEMVTGQLPFLGDTPMVMAIKRLFEPPPSPGSRVPGLPASWDAALRRCLARQPEERFPSASRAVEALRGAIPTPRASPPETPSSTPFADMMSSPPPSASRKSSRGTARHEVRGALPTHPEAAHLYAEGLLALRGHESPLAIERLERVVELEPGFAQGHSALAAACKLSFLESRARASARRALELSEGLPREERLWVVARYHDAHAEWAQAIEAYRTLSEFFPGNVEYGTALVSAQVSAGLVREALVSLEALRRFPELEDGDARIDLAAATATMMAGDFPASRRHAEWAVARAQRLGHALIVASALVAWAFAMRNLGESARVLPSLEEAVRLFLSRGERGGAARAITARSIVLIDLGRMRDAEGSLATVVRVARELQNQALEAEALGNAGWLSCHLGDMELALKRSRRTTALYRQLEMRAEEATFVVQTGMVLRRRGDLDEAQRLLEQSRQALNIVFGDEYSEGWASYELGLLFLDRGELATARGWLERTLELRRARDLKPFIAETELALARVALEAGRFEEALSLVERVCAAYAEQRQQTLEGLAQAVRAQVLLAGKEPKRAREALARAQALTRHSEHVLVTSEVSLTEARVALRVGTPEERRAALGTVQALLEQAARGHMGSLQLEARLVRASLERMDGEAEAIAELKKIEAEAGRLGYRVLAGKASAAMKGRVP, encoded by the coding sequence ATGAGCCGTCGCCCGCGAAGCGCTGGAAAGAGTTCCGATACCTTCATTCCCCCGAAGGCGAGGCATGAGGCCGTCGCGCGGAGGCTCGCCGAGGGGGAATTGATCGCGGGCCGCTACCGCGTCCTGTCATTCGTGGACGAGGGGGCCATGGGCGCGGTCTACGCGGTGGAGGATCAATCGCTGCGTGAGCGGGTCGCTCTCAAGACGCTCCACGTTCAGGGCGTCTCCGCGCCGCGAATGGTCAAGCGTTTCAAGCGCGAGCTGCGTCTGGCCCGCAGGGTGACGCACCCCAACGTGTGCCGGGTGTTCGACCTGGGCGAGCACACCCCGGCGGCGGCGGCAGGCGAGGACGCCTCGTTCGCGTTCCTCACCATGGAGTTCCTGGAGGGGGAAACCCTCGAGGCGCACCTGCGGCGCCAGGGGCGGATGACTCCGGAGCGCATTCTTCCCCTGGCCGAGCAGATGGCGGCCGCGCTCGACGCGGCGCATGCCGCGCGGATCATCCACCGGGACTTCAAGAGCGGCAACGTGATGCTGGTGCCCTCCGGCTCCGGGGCCTTGCGCGCGGTGGTGACCGACTTCGGGCTGGCGCGAGGCGAGGGAGTCGAGGACGACGTGAGCACCCAGGAGGGCGCCCTGCTGGGAACCCTCGGCTACATGTCACCCGAGCAGGTGGAATGCCGGACGCTGTCACCCGCCTCGGACCTGTACTCCTTCGGCGTAGTGCTCTTCGAGATGGTGACGGGCCAGCTTCCCTTCCTCGGGGACACGCCCATGGTCATGGCCATCAAGCGCCTCTTCGAGCCGCCTCCCTCGCCCGGGAGCCGGGTCCCCGGGCTGCCGGCCTCCTGGGACGCGGCCCTGCGCCGATGCCTGGCGCGCCAGCCCGAGGAACGCTTCCCCTCGGCGTCGCGAGCCGTCGAGGCCTTGCGCGGTGCCATCCCCACCCCGAGGGCGTCTCCGCCCGAAACTCCGTCCTCCACGCCCTTCGCGGACATGATGTCCTCGCCTCCTCCGTCGGCATCGAGGAAGTCCTCGCGGGGGACGGCTCGGCACGAGGTGCGGGGGGCCCTGCCCACCCATCCCGAGGCGGCGCACCTCTACGCGGAAGGGTTGCTCGCGCTGCGTGGCCATGAGTCGCCGCTGGCCATCGAACGGCTCGAGCGGGTGGTGGAACTGGAGCCCGGATTCGCGCAAGGCCATTCGGCACTCGCCGCCGCGTGCAAGCTCTCCTTCCTCGAATCGCGTGCCCGGGCCTCCGCGCGGCGTGCGCTCGAGCTGTCCGAGGGCCTGCCGCGCGAGGAGCGCTTGTGGGTGGTGGCGCGCTACCACGACGCGCATGCCGAGTGGGCTCAGGCCATCGAGGCCTACCGGACGCTCTCCGAGTTCTTCCCCGGCAACGTGGAGTACGGCACGGCGCTGGTGTCCGCGCAGGTGTCCGCGGGCCTGGTGCGCGAGGCATTGGTATCGCTCGAGGCTTTGCGGCGATTTCCAGAACTGGAGGACGGGGACGCGCGCATCGACCTGGCGGCGGCCACGGCCACGATGATGGCGGGGGATTTCCCGGCCTCGCGGCGGCATGCCGAGTGGGCGGTGGCACGGGCCCAGCGCCTGGGGCATGCGCTCATCGTCGCCTCGGCGCTCGTCGCGTGGGCCTTCGCGATGCGCAACCTCGGCGAGTCCGCGCGGGTCCTCCCGTCCCTGGAGGAAGCGGTGCGGCTGTTCCTCTCCCGGGGGGAGCGGGGTGGGGCGGCACGGGCGATCACCGCGCGCTCCATCGTGCTCATCGACCTGGGGCGGATGCGGGACGCCGAGGGCTCCCTGGCGACGGTGGTGCGCGTGGCCCGGGAACTCCAGAACCAGGCGCTCGAGGCCGAGGCGCTGGGCAACGCCGGTTGGTTGAGCTGCCACCTGGGCGACATGGAGCTGGCCCTGAAGCGCTCACGCCGGACGACGGCGCTCTACCGCCAACTGGAGATGCGCGCCGAGGAAGCGACCTTCGTCGTCCAGACGGGGATGGTGCTTCGGCGGCGGGGAGACCTGGACGAGGCCCAGCGCCTGCTGGAGCAGTCGAGGCAGGCGCTCAACATCGTCTTCGGGGATGAATACTCGGAGGGGTGGGCGAGCTACGAGCTGGGTCTGCTCTTCCTGGATCGGGGAGAGCTGGCGACGGCGCGGGGGTGGTTGGAGCGCACCCTGGAGTTGCGCCGGGCGCGGGATCTCAAGCCCTTCATCGCCGAGACGGAGCTGGCGCTGGCGCGGGTGGCGCTGGAGGCGGGACGCTTCGAGGAGGCCTTGTCCCTGGTGGAGCGGGTCTGCGCGGCGTACGCGGAGCAGCGGCAGCAGACCCTGGAGGGATTGGCTCAGGCGGTGCGGGCCCAGGTGCTGTTGGCCGGTAAGGAGCCGAAGCGGGCCCGCGAAGCGCTCGCCCGGGCCCAGGCGCTGACGCGGCACAGCGAGCACGTGCTCGTCACCTCGGAGGTGAGCTTGACCGAGGCCCGGGTGGCGTTGCGCGTGGGCACGCCCGAGGAGCGGCGGGCGGCCCTCGGCACGGTTCAGGCACTGCTCGAACAGGCGGCACGTGGGCACATGGGGAGCCTGCAACTGGAAGCGCGGCTCGTCCGGGCCTCGCTGGAGCGGATGGACGGAGAGGCCGAGGCCATCGCCGAGCTGAAGAAGATCGAGGCGGAGGCGGGCCGGTTGGGCTACCGCGTCCTCGCGGGCAAGGCCAGCGCGGCGATGAAGGGACGTGTCCCTTAG
- a CDS encoding sensor histidine kinase, with translation MRTAASPAPESVLVVDDEPALRALLAFVVQRTGAVPVVAADAASARQLAARHTFACALIDKNMPGESGLEFLKWLRTEQPGCNAVIVTAYGNVDSAVEALRLGAFDYLLKPFEVDALEHRLKLALEQYRMRQEREHMQAMLVQSDRLASLGLLAAGVVHEVNTPLAYILSNLDWLDEELPSLRRSVAPQEALTLGKRLEAVETTLRDIREGAERVRDIARDVKAFARDSDDGSILVDLREVLDAALKMALVHIRYRARVVRDYQEVPLVLANEPRLAQVFLNLVVNAAQAIPEDGGEHEIRVRLWTGPKGEACAEVSDTGMGIAPEHMAHLFEPFFTTKPRGEGTGLGLFICKSIVEAFDGAITVSSLRGEGTSFRLTLPPHVRESAAPAAASLEAVAIAAS, from the coding sequence ATGAGAACGGCTGCCAGTCCTGCTCCTGAGTCCGTGTTGGTGGTGGACGATGAACCCGCCCTGCGCGCCCTGCTGGCCTTCGTGGTGCAACGCACCGGCGCCGTGCCCGTGGTGGCCGCGGACGCCGCGAGCGCCCGGCAGCTCGCCGCCCGGCACACCTTCGCCTGCGCGCTCATCGACAAGAACATGCCGGGCGAGAGCGGCCTGGAATTCCTCAAGTGGCTGCGCACCGAGCAGCCCGGGTGCAACGCCGTCATCGTCACGGCGTACGGCAACGTGGACAGCGCCGTGGAGGCCTTGCGCCTGGGGGCCTTCGACTACCTGCTCAAACCCTTCGAGGTGGACGCGCTCGAGCACCGCCTCAAGCTGGCCCTGGAGCAGTACCGGATGCGCCAGGAGCGCGAGCACATGCAGGCCATGCTGGTGCAGTCCGACCGTCTGGCGTCGCTCGGGTTGCTCGCCGCCGGCGTGGTGCACGAGGTGAACACGCCCCTGGCCTACATCCTGTCCAACCTGGACTGGCTCGACGAGGAGCTGCCGTCGCTGCGCCGGAGCGTGGCGCCGCAGGAAGCGCTGACGCTCGGCAAGCGGCTGGAGGCGGTGGAGACGACGCTGCGCGACATCCGCGAGGGCGCCGAGCGCGTGCGCGACATCGCCCGGGACGTGAAGGCCTTCGCGCGGGACTCGGACGACGGGAGCATCCTGGTGGACTTGAGGGAGGTGCTCGACGCGGCGTTGAAGATGGCGCTCGTGCACATCCGCTACCGGGCCCGCGTGGTGCGCGACTACCAGGAGGTGCCCCTGGTGCTCGCCAACGAGCCCCGGCTCGCGCAGGTGTTCCTCAACCTGGTGGTCAACGCCGCCCAGGCCATTCCCGAGGACGGGGGCGAGCATGAAATCCGCGTGCGGCTGTGGACGGGCCCGAAGGGAGAGGCCTGCGCCGAGGTGTCGGACACGGGCATGGGCATCGCGCCCGAGCACATGGCGCACCTCTTCGAGCCCTTCTTCACCACGAAGCCCCGGGGCGAGGGCACGGGCCTGGGCCTCTTCATCTGCAAGTCCATCGTCGAGGCGTTCGACGGCGCCATCACCGTGTCGAGCCTGCGGGGCGAGGGCACCTCGTTCCGGTTGACGCTGCCGCCGCACGTGCGCGAGTCCGCCGCCCCGGCGGCTGCTTCACTGGAGGCGGTGGCCATCGCGGCGTCGTGA
- a CDS encoding DUF2520 domain-containing protein, producing MSPARPSRPSVVVVGAGRLGGALALALAAKRWPVRVLARSEESQRRARGLRLQLATEKDVGQARVCLLCVPDKAVSPVAEEMKPRLARGAALVHCAGALSLDALGTPQGRVLGSFHPLVAVSDARDSLAGNSVAVSTRSKWLREVLERMAEDVGMRVLRVKEQHRAAYHAGAVLSAGGVVAALSAAVEALRVAGISEEDALAALLPLTRSALRGVEARGLAAGYTGPIARGDAGVVAAHLTALPSEVAAVYRPLSLRGLELVQHRLTPETRAALKQSLSNT from the coding sequence ATGAGTCCCGCGCGCCCCAGTCGCCCCTCGGTGGTGGTGGTGGGCGCGGGCCGGTTGGGCGGCGCGCTCGCCCTGGCGCTCGCCGCGAAGCGCTGGCCCGTCCGGGTGCTCGCGCGCTCCGAGGAGAGTCAGCGCCGGGCCCGTGGGTTGAGGCTCCAGCTCGCGACGGAGAAGGACGTGGGCCAGGCGCGGGTGTGTCTGCTGTGCGTGCCGGACAAGGCCGTGTCCCCCGTGGCCGAGGAGATGAAGCCCCGGCTCGCGCGAGGCGCGGCCCTGGTGCACTGCGCGGGGGCACTGTCCCTCGATGCATTGGGCACGCCCCAGGGACGGGTGCTGGGTTCCTTCCACCCGCTCGTGGCGGTATCGGACGCGAGGGACTCGCTGGCGGGCAATTCGGTGGCGGTCAGCACCCGCTCGAAATGGCTGCGAGAGGTGCTGGAGCGGATGGCGGAAGACGTGGGGATGCGCGTCCTCCGGGTGAAGGAGCAACACCGGGCCGCCTACCATGCGGGAGCCGTGTTGAGCGCCGGAGGCGTGGTCGCGGCCCTCTCCGCGGCGGTGGAGGCGCTGCGCGTGGCGGGCATCTCCGAGGAGGACGCGCTCGCCGCGCTGCTGCCGCTGACCCGCTCGGCGTTGCGGGGCGTGGAGGCGCGAGGACTGGCGGCTGGGTACACCGGCCCCATCGCGCGAGGAGACGCGGGCGTGGTCGCGGCCCACCTCACGGCCCTGCCCTCGGAAGTGGCCGCCGTCTACCGGCCGCTGTCGCTGCGTGGATTGGAATTGGTCCAACACCGGCTCACACCCGAGACACGCGCCGCGCTGAAGCAATCCCTTTCAAACACCTGA
- a CDS encoding AAA family ATPase has product MVDSTDLAQVLHEASDIAQSVAQKLTSAHVLLALFTVENRAQLLLKEKGIDEDSLLEQMTAQVMEQDGLVRTLCMRARENAQSIGSREADCLHLLVAFTRVPCAAREMLTKAGLHLISLANIALSYCVSGNTPRRLQPGRTALPLVMPRPSRPPGSPPSALPVSAFAPSISRTPPPPRAPSRPALSPRDLIDEVNEDIRAATPAPLPPAPTRTPPPVPTSGGSSAPVAAPPAAPPAPAVAVPPPAPPRQTPPPVAAPSRPAPPRTAAPLVLDEKRFPLLTSHGRNLSRLAQEGKLDPVVGRAKEIEEVIDVLGKRRTNNPCLLGEAGVGKTAVVEGVAQRLTELRGGLAEKILVELDMATLVAGTQLRGAFSEKLNALKDEVRRADGRVVVFIDEIHTLVGAGSTGEGPQDAANELKTAMARGEFPCIGATTHDEYRKFISQDPALERRFTPVVVHEPSVPETVEILQGIIGRYEDHHGLRYAPDALEAAASLASRYVTDRFMPDKAISVVDLAGSRCRREGKELVEAGDVARIVAKIAGIPEERLLMTDSARLLRLEADLGERVIGHEEAISRIARVIRRNYAGFASRRPMGSFLFLGPTGVGKTEMARALAEVLFGSKDLLVRLDMSEMSESHGVSRLIGSPAGYVGYGDGGQLTEPVRRRPSCVVVLDEIEKAHREVQLLLLQVLEEGRLTDGKGRHIDFSNTVIVLTTNLGAEAFHRTSRSLGFGTPAAQGTQTNDMDAASNAARQAMPPELWNRIDERMPFRPLSETDVARIATLLLDESRKRLATEKSIEYVAGADVVELLMKSGGFDPKLGARPMRQVVQRLVEAPLAERILAGEFMAGDRVQVSVQDGELQFQREER; this is encoded by the coding sequence ATGGTCGACAGCACGGATCTCGCACAGGTACTCCACGAAGCCTCGGACATCGCCCAGAGCGTTGCACAGAAACTCACCTCGGCCCACGTGCTCCTCGCCCTCTTCACGGTGGAGAACCGGGCCCAGCTCCTGCTCAAGGAGAAGGGCATCGACGAGGACAGCCTCCTCGAGCAGATGACCGCCCAGGTGATGGAGCAGGACGGCCTCGTGCGCACGCTGTGCATGAGGGCCCGGGAAAACGCCCAGAGCATCGGCTCGCGCGAGGCGGATTGCCTCCACCTGCTCGTGGCCTTCACCCGCGTGCCCTGCGCCGCCCGGGAGATGCTCACCAAGGCGGGGCTGCACCTCATCAGCCTGGCGAACATCGCCCTGTCCTACTGTGTCAGTGGGAACACGCCCCGGCGGCTCCAGCCCGGCCGGACGGCCCTGCCGCTGGTCATGCCCCGGCCGAGCCGTCCTCCTGGCTCGCCCCCCTCGGCCCTGCCCGTGTCGGCCTTCGCGCCGAGCATCTCGCGCACGCCCCCTCCCCCCCGCGCGCCGTCCCGGCCCGCGCTCTCTCCGCGCGACCTCATCGACGAGGTGAACGAGGACATCCGCGCCGCCACCCCCGCGCCCCTTCCCCCGGCGCCCACCCGCACGCCTCCGCCCGTTCCCACCTCGGGAGGGTCGAGCGCGCCCGTGGCGGCTCCGCCCGCGGCCCCTCCCGCTCCCGCCGTGGCCGTGCCTCCTCCGGCGCCTCCCCGGCAGACCCCGCCGCCCGTCGCCGCGCCGTCACGTCCGGCGCCGCCCCGCACGGCGGCTCCGCTGGTCCTCGACGAGAAGCGCTTCCCCCTGCTCACCTCGCACGGCCGCAACCTGAGCCGGCTCGCCCAGGAGGGCAAGCTGGATCCCGTGGTGGGCCGCGCCAAGGAGATCGAGGAAGTCATCGACGTCCTCGGCAAGCGGCGCACCAACAACCCCTGCCTCCTAGGCGAGGCGGGCGTGGGCAAGACGGCCGTGGTGGAGGGCGTGGCGCAGCGGCTGACGGAGCTGCGTGGAGGCCTCGCCGAGAAGATCCTCGTCGAGCTGGACATGGCCACGCTGGTGGCGGGCACGCAGTTGCGCGGCGCCTTCTCCGAGAAGCTCAACGCCCTCAAGGACGAGGTGCGGCGCGCGGACGGCCGCGTGGTCGTCTTCATCGATGAAATCCACACGCTGGTGGGCGCGGGCTCCACGGGCGAGGGCCCCCAGGACGCCGCCAACGAGCTGAAGACGGCCATGGCGCGCGGGGAGTTCCCCTGCATCGGCGCCACCACGCACGACGAGTACCGCAAGTTCATCTCGCAGGATCCGGCGCTCGAGCGGCGCTTCACGCCGGTCGTCGTCCACGAGCCCTCGGTGCCCGAGACGGTGGAGATCCTCCAGGGCATCATCGGCCGGTACGAGGATCACCACGGCCTGCGCTACGCCCCCGATGCGCTGGAAGCCGCCGCGTCGCTCGCGTCGCGCTACGTGACGGACCGATTCATGCCGGACAAGGCCATCTCCGTGGTGGACCTGGCGGGCTCGCGCTGCCGCCGCGAGGGCAAGGAGCTGGTGGAGGCCGGGGACGTGGCGCGCATCGTGGCGAAGATCGCCGGCATCCCCGAGGAGCGCCTGCTGATGACGGACTCGGCGCGGCTGCTCCGGCTGGAGGCGGACCTGGGCGAGCGCGTCATCGGCCACGAGGAGGCCATCTCCCGCATCGCCCGCGTCATCCGCCGCAACTACGCGGGCTTCGCCTCGCGCCGACCCATGGGCTCCTTCCTCTTCCTGGGCCCCACGGGCGTGGGCAAGACGGAGATGGCGCGCGCGCTCGCCGAGGTGCTCTTCGGCAGCAAGGATCTGCTCGTGCGTCTGGACATGAGCGAGATGTCCGAGAGCCACGGTGTGTCACGGCTCATCGGCTCGCCCGCGGGGTACGTGGGCTATGGCGATGGAGGCCAGTTGACCGAGCCCGTGCGCCGCCGCCCCTCGTGCGTGGTGGTGCTGGACGAGATCGAGAAGGCCCACCGCGAGGTGCAGCTCCTCCTGCTCCAGGTGCTGGAGGAGGGCCGGTTGACGGACGGCAAGGGCCGGCACATCGACTTCTCCAACACGGTCATCGTCCTGACGACGAACCTGGGCGCGGAGGCCTTCCACCGCACGAGCCGGAGCCTCGGCTTCGGCACCCCGGCGGCCCAGGGCACCCAGACGAACGACATGGACGCCGCGAGCAACGCCGCGCGCCAGGCGATGCCGCCCGAGTTGTGGAACCGCATCGACGAGCGGATGCCCTTCCGCCCCCTGAGCGAGACGGACGTGGCGCGCATCGCCACCCTGCTGCTGGACGAGAGCCGCAAGCGGCTCGCCACGGAGAAGAGCATCGAGTACGTGGCCGGAGCGGACGTGGTGGAGTTGCTGATGAAGTCGGGCGGATTCGACCCGAAGCTGGGTGCGCGGCCCATGCGCCAGGTGGTGCAGCGGCTGGTGGAAGCGCCCCTCGCCGAGCGGATCCTCGCGGGCGAGTTCATGGCGGGCGATCGGGTCCAGGTGAGCGTGCAGGACGGGGAATTGCAGTTCCAGCGCGAGGAGCGGTGA
- a CDS encoding YIP1 family protein has translation MISFVQPTRVLLDPIEATRTAVEARRWLWPLLLLVVCVSASGTAFSLRWNAAPAVVRQLQSAGGLERMTESELSEEIQNASRKALVAGIAKGVLLMPLMTLALAAALWLCAWLFDRSASFGQLWSAAALAMLPIALYHLIFAVCAFAQPSLSEARVQDLVPSSLAVVQGLSPKLERVFRAVDFFNLWSVGLLGLGFSAATGMSRGRAVLLFTVLYIAFAGVFFVGLPGIAAAKAGGGA, from the coding sequence ATGATCTCCTTCGTTCAACCCACCCGAGTGCTCCTCGACCCGATCGAGGCGACGCGCACCGCGGTCGAGGCCCGCCGTTGGCTCTGGCCCCTGCTGCTCCTCGTCGTCTGTGTGTCCGCGTCCGGAACGGCCTTTTCCCTCCGTTGGAACGCGGCTCCCGCGGTGGTGCGGCAGTTGCAGTCAGCGGGAGGCCTGGAGCGGATGACCGAGAGCGAGCTCTCGGAGGAGATCCAGAACGCCTCGCGCAAGGCGCTGGTGGCGGGAATCGCCAAGGGCGTGTTGTTGATGCCGCTGATGACGCTGGCCCTGGCGGCGGCGCTGTGGCTGTGTGCGTGGCTGTTCGACCGCTCGGCCTCGTTCGGCCAGCTCTGGTCGGCGGCGGCGCTGGCGATGCTGCCCATCGCGCTCTACCACCTCATCTTCGCTGTCTGCGCCTTCGCCCAGCCTTCCCTGTCCGAGGCGCGGGTGCAGGACCTGGTGCCCTCGAGTCTGGCGGTGGTGCAGGGGTTGTCGCCCAAGCTGGAGCGGGTGTTCCGGGCGGTGGACTTCTTCAACCTCTGGAGCGTGGGGTTGCTCGGCCTGGGGTTCTCCGCGGCCACGGGGATGAGCCGGGGCCGGGCGGTGCTGCTGTTCACGGTCCTCTATATCGCCTTCGCCGGAGTGTTCTTCGTGGGCCTGCCGGGCATCGCGGCCGCCAAGGCGGGAGGTGGGGCATGA
- a CDS encoding TolC family protein — MNAFVFAAVLAATPIDLEQARALSRENTQSLVALLEASSAGQDVRTARSSLLPQLRFSASAAGEYNGPQRYFTVVPLPDGTFQRQVIDVPSSSNANFSLGLTLTQLIYDRSVWARLEQSGAQFEVQRGQATEQRDASELEGIQRFFALYRTQATIQVLEANVQRSEQQLERARALFQAGRVGKAEELSAQVNLGNDRIAVVTRQSQLAANQVQLATWLAMPGAEVVSAVDPGVLRREPESAPVLTEALEQARTHRPLLVALRQQLRAAELQERIAHAGYLPRLSFQAQYQRFGPNADVVYLQPQLQNSVNGALSLSWDLFNGLSTQAATRKAEFQSKVAELNLRQAERDLEGAVRQAHATVEAQILATQLAEANRKAAADALSLATERFNAGVSSTLEVRDAQLKLTQSELTLLENRIDVELARFALMRAMGTLDSGETQ, encoded by the coding sequence ATGAACGCGTTCGTGTTCGCGGCGGTGCTCGCCGCCACGCCCATCGACCTGGAGCAGGCACGGGCCCTCAGCCGGGAGAACACCCAGTCCCTGGTGGCCCTGCTCGAGGCGTCCAGCGCCGGGCAGGACGTGCGCACCGCGCGCTCGTCCCTGCTGCCCCAGCTGCGCTTCTCCGCGAGCGCGGCGGGCGAGTACAACGGCCCCCAGCGCTACTTCACGGTGGTTCCCCTGCCGGATGGCACCTTCCAGCGGCAGGTGATCGACGTCCCCTCGTCCTCGAACGCCAACTTCAGCCTGGGCCTGACGCTCACGCAGCTCATCTATGACCGCTCCGTCTGGGCGCGGCTGGAGCAGAGCGGTGCCCAGTTCGAGGTGCAGCGGGGCCAGGCGACCGAGCAGCGGGATGCCTCGGAGCTGGAGGGCATCCAGCGCTTCTTCGCGCTCTACCGCACCCAGGCCACCATCCAGGTGCTGGAGGCCAACGTCCAACGCAGTGAGCAGCAGCTGGAGCGGGCCCGGGCGCTCTTCCAGGCGGGACGGGTGGGCAAGGCGGAGGAATTGTCCGCGCAGGTGAACCTCGGCAACGATCGCATCGCCGTGGTGACGCGGCAGTCCCAGCTCGCGGCCAACCAGGTCCAGCTCGCCACGTGGCTGGCGATGCCGGGCGCCGAGGTGGTGTCGGCGGTGGACCCCGGCGTGCTGCGGCGGGAGCCCGAGTCCGCGCCCGTCCTGACGGAGGCGCTCGAGCAGGCGCGCACCCACCGGCCCCTCCTGGTGGCGCTGCGGCAGCAGTTGCGCGCGGCCGAGCTGCAGGAGCGCATCGCCCACGCGGGCTATCTGCCCCGGCTGTCCTTCCAGGCCCAGTACCAGCGCTTCGGTCCCAACGCGGACGTCGTCTACCTCCAGCCCCAGTTGCAGAACTCGGTGAATGGTGCCCTCTCGCTCTCGTGGGATCTCTTCAACGGCCTGTCCACGCAGGCGGCCACGCGCAAGGCGGAGTTCCAGAGCAAGGTGGCCGAGCTGAACCTGCGGCAGGCGGAGCGGGATCTCGAGGGCGCGGTGCGCCAGGCGCACGCGACCGTGGAGGCACAGATCCTCGCCACGCAACTCGCGGAGGCCAACCGCAAGGCCGCGGCCGATGCCCTGTCGCTCGCCACGGAGCGCTTCAACGCGGGGGTCAGCTCGACGCTGGAGGTGCGCGACGCGCAGCTCAAGCTCACGCAGTCGGAGCTCACGCTGCTGGAGAATCGGATTGACGTGGAACTCGCCCGCTTCGCGCTGATGCGGGCCATGGGAACGCTGGACTCGGGAGAGACCCAATGA